The Paenarthrobacter aurescens region CACGCCGTCGCCCCGCAACACTCCCTGACTGATCCCACGAGCCCCTGGGTTGTAGTCAACAAGCACCGGCCTCTGGCACCCCAGGACTTCGTTCCCGCAGATTTGGTGCAGCCTGGTGTGCGGCTCGCCGTCAGCGGAGAAGCGGCGTTGCTGAACAGCACGACGGCGGCTGCCGCTGAAAAGATGTTTGGGGCCGCGGCTTCTGAGGGCGTCATCATGACGCTGGCCTCGGGTTACCGTTCCTACTCCACCCAGGTGGCTACCTACGGTGGATACGTCGCCAGCACTGGCCAGGCGGCCGCAGACCGGGCTTCCGCACGCCCCGGACACTCCGAGCATCAAACGGGCTGGTCCTTTGACATTGGCGACGGCGCTGGAGCCTGCAGCTTCCAGCCATGCTTCGCCGAGCAGCCCGCCGCTGTATGGGCCAAAGCCAATGCCCACAAGTTCGGCTTCGTGGTGCGCTACCCGTGGATGTTCCACGACACCACCGGGTACTTCTACGAGTCCTGGCATCTGCGCTTCATCGGCGTGGAGGCAGCCACGGACATGGCCACGCGGGGTATCGCCACCCTGGAAGAATACTTCGGGCTCGAAGCAGCGCCGGACTACCTGTAGCTCCGTAAACACCAAGGCCCGCACCCGGCTTCTACTCAAGCTGGGGTGCGGGCCGAAAAGTTGGCTTGCTTAGACTGCCATCTCACTCGGAACGCCCAAACGCTCCTTGACCACGGCAGCAAGACCCTTGCAGATGCGCTCGGCGGTTTCCATGTCCGCAGCTTCCACCATGACGCGTACCAGAGCCTCGGTGCCTGAGGGACGGAGCAGCACCCGGCCGGTCTCGCCCAGTTCCAGCTCCGCAGCGGCAACGGCTTCGGCGACGCCCTCATCAGTGGCGGCCCGGGCCTTATCAACATCCTTGACGTTGATCATGAGCTGCGGAAGCTTGGTCATGGCACTGGAGAGCTCTTTGAGGCTGCGGCCGGTCAGGGCAACCTGCGCTGCGAGCTGGAGTCCGGTCAGAACACCGTCGCCGGTGGTGGCGTAATCCGAGAAAATCACGTGTCCGGACTGTTCACCGCCCAGGTTGTACCCGCCGTCGCGCATTTCCTCCAGCACGTAACGGTCACCAACACCGGTTTCGCGGATGGAGATGCCGGCCTCGCGGAGGGCAATCTTCAGGCCGAGGTTGCTCATGACCGTGGCCACCAGGATGTTGTCCTTGAGCTTTCCGGCCTCTTTGAGGGCCAACGCCAGGATCGCCATGATCTGGTCGCCGTCCACTTCGTTGCCTTCGTGGTCAACAGCCAAGCAACGGTCCGCGTCGCCATC contains the following coding sequences:
- a CDS encoding D-alanyl-D-alanine carboxypeptidase family protein, with amino-acid sequence MTHNPQPLPSRRVFASLLTAGAGMAALAACTPESAAPTPVAANTVSEVPSPSALASSSPSTAEPAPVEPTAVPSDVPSSSAPSHAVAPQHSLTDPTSPWVVVNKHRPLAPQDFVPADLVQPGVRLAVSGEAALLNSTTAAAAEKMFGAAASEGVIMTLASGYRSYSTQVATYGGYVASTGQAAADRASARPGHSEHQTGWSFDIGDGAGACSFQPCFAEQPAAVWAKANAHKFGFVVRYPWMFHDTTGYFYESWHLRFIGVEAATDMATRGIATLEEYFGLEAAPDYL